A stretch of DNA from Deinococcota bacterium:
ATCAGCGTCCTCGGCGTGCAGTTCACCTATCTCTTGGGCGGCTCGGTCTATATCGAGGTGATCTTCGCCTGGCCCGGCCTGGGCAGCCTGCTCGAGGGCGCCATTCGCGACGGCGACTTTCCGCTGGTCCAGGCCATCACCATCTTCTTCGCCCTCTTCGCCATCATGGCACAGCTCCTCAGCGACGCGCTCTACGCCGCCATCGACCCGCGCGTCCGCATGGGCTAGACGGTGGGCGTCTCCTTGCCTCGCTTCCGCACGGCCTCGCCGCGCCGCCGCGTGCGGCGGCTCTCCTGGCGCCGCCACACGCAGGGCGTCGTCGGCGGCGCCATCGTCCTCGCCGTCGCCCTCAGCGCCGTGTTCGCGCCCTTCGTGGCGCCGCACGGCCCCGCCGACGGCGATCTCATGAGCGCGCGCCTTCCTCCCGCCTGGCACCAGGGCGGCAGCCGGGAGCACCCTCTCGGCACCGACCAACTCGGCCAGGATATCCTGAGCCGCATCGTCTACGGCGCGCGCGTGTCCTTGAGCGTGGGCTTTTTTGGGGTGCTCGTAGCGGCCAGCCTGGGCGTCACCGCCGGGGTCCTCGCGGGCTACTTCGGCGGCCGCCTGGACAGCCTCGTCATGGGCCTCACCAACTTGCTGCTGTCGGTGCCCTACCTCGTCGTCGTCATCACCGTCGCCACCGTCATGGGCCGGAATCTCGGCAACGTCGTCCTGCTCTTCGGCGTGACCGGCGCGCCCCTCTTCGTCCGCTTCGCGCGCGGCGAGGTCTTGCGCCTCAAGAGAACGGACTTCGCCCTGGCGGCCCTCAGCCTCGGCGCCTCGCCGGGGCGCATCATCTTCCGCCACCTCCTGCCCGCCTTTGCCGGGCCCCTGGTGATTCTGGCGACCTT
This window harbors:
- a CDS encoding ABC transporter permease; the encoded protein is MGVSLPRFRTASPRRRVRRLSWRRHTQGVVGGAIVLAVALSAVFAPFVAPHGPADGDLMSARLPPAWHQGGSREHPLGTDQLGQDILSRIVYGARVSLSVGFFGVLVAASLGVTAGVLAGYFGGRLDSLVMGLTNLLLSVPYLVVVITVATVMGRNLGNVVLLFGVTGAPLFVRFARGEVLRLKRTDFALAALSLGASPGRIIFRHLLPAFAGPLVILATFEMSAMIFYESGLSFLGLSVPPEVPSWGNMLALGRRFLQVHPWMAVYPGLAIAITALGMNLLGEWFRDVLDPRGEMG